In the Wyeomyia smithii strain HCP4-BCI-WySm-NY-G18 chromosome 2, ASM2978416v1, whole genome shotgun sequence genome, one interval contains:
- the LOC129724997 gene encoding fibrillin-1 isoform X2: MEFKVMVCLIAFGCFGLVRSEAIAIEQILSLCCQEGEEWGTQHRLCSSFNKSLELVPKELRGLCLSTIEICCSKQHKIYQCTAGQIAARQGLSCSLKGDHSGSEFYTDCCEACKIGLVVGSSASKCSVDPFAFGSPWDEVYDGCCKDIKQGEDSFILNEEDENNLCGRFDNLCSQICENTEAGSYMCKCHQGYTLLDDRKTCVQITSEDENEISTEQIASDCRQGYEKDQRTGECVDVDECETGEAVCDMERQVCMNIEGDYRCLDIQDVKCDGGFRFDRKSGKCEDINECEDQAACDEGFQCVNIKGSYDCIAVVKNYQATPTKKKVESCAPGFRRHNDQCVDIDECAADKNACDSNQVCTNEIGGFRCDCKIGFMLDQVTNACVDINECQINAHECLESQRCDNTIGSYTCIRLQSCGTGYTLNAESGNCDDDDECALGRHNCVHPYECFNTKGSFRCRQRSRYSPAVVTSSNNIRSSTSTSATTTTTTTPRSVYYTQPPRTTGYPQHRDIEYNRYQGSCGIGFERNALGACVDIDECSRPNACRQNQRCVNSNGSYRCYDLLVCPNGFMATNDGSECIDIDECNTGEAKCGPDQVCKNKRGGYVCLCPPGHIIGRNHRCEDINECDLHKGKVCPQNSDCVNTVGSYQCDCKAGFKKDRPEELICTDVDECTDIPGLCHQRCINYWGSYRCGCEAGYKLAANNRSCDDVNECEEYKANNLCVGICENTPGSYRCRCPQGYTLGHDGRSCVDIDECDTRDVCSGRNEICTNIRGSYRCTRINCPHEYEIDPDRKNRCLRTIKYCNRGDLECLRKPSSYSYNFITLVSNMPVPPTGRALFNLRGPDWYESIDFDLKVVSVDALPSVRSADQRYFSLNKMSNEVLLNLVKSIEGPQDIELELSMVVFKDGQPVGSNIARLFLMVAAHEF, encoded by the exons CTATTGCCATCGAACAGATTTTATCGCTGTGCTGTCAAGAAGGAGAAGAATGGGGAACCCAGCATAGGTTATGTTCGAGTTTTAACAAATCGCTCGAGTTAGTCCCAAAAGAACTTCGAGGATTGTGTCTTTCGACGATCGAAATCTGCTGCTCGAAGCAGCACAAGATTTATCAGTGCACTGCGGGACAGATTGCTGCTCGTCAGGGTCTCAGCTGCTCGTTGAAAGGTGATCACTCGGGTTCTGAGTTTTATACG GACTGCTGCGAAGCCTGCAAAATAGGACTTGTAGTGGGATCTAGTGCTAGTAAATGCTCGGTCGACCCATTCGCCTTTGGTAGTCCATGGGATGAGGTGTACGATGGCTGCTGCAAGGATATAAAGCAAGGCGAAGATTCATTTATTTTGAACGAGGAGGACGAAA ACAACTTATGTGGTCGCTTCGACAATCTTTGCTCACAAATTTGCGAGAACACCGAAGCTGGTTCTTATATGTGCAAATGCCATCAAGGTTATACACTGCTTGACGATAGGAAAACTTGCGTTCAAATTACCTCGGaagatgaaaatgaaatttcaaCAGAACAAATTGCGTCTGA TTGTCGGCAAGGATACGAAAAAGATCAGCGGACTGGTGAATGCGTGGATGTTGACGAGTGCGAAACTGGTGAAGCAGTCTGCGATATGGAACGCCAGGTTTGTATGAACATCGAAGGCGACTATCGCTGTTTGGACATACAGGACGTCAAATGTGACGGCGGCTTCCGATTTGATCGCAAAAGTGGGAAATGTGAAG ATATCAACGAATGCGAGGACCAAGCGGCCTGTGACGAGGGCTTCCAATGTGTTAACATAAAAGGTTCCTATGACTGTATTGCAGTTGTGAAAAATTATCAAGC AACACCGACAAAGAAAAAGGTCGAATCTTGTGCTCCTGGTTTTCGACGACACAACGATCAGTGCGTAG ATATTGACGAATGCGCTGCCGACAAGAATGCCTGCGATAGTAATCAAGTTTGTACGAATGAAATCGGAGGCTTCCGATGTGACTGCAAAATCGGCTTTATGCTGGACCAAGTAACCAATGCTTGCGTGG ATATAAATGAATGCCAAATTAATGCTCACGAGTGCTTGGAGAGCCAACGATGTGACAACACAATTGGATCCTACACGTGCATCCGTTTGCAAAGCTGTGGCACCGGATATACGCTAAATGCTGAAAGCGGAAACTGCGATG ATGATGACGAATGTGCTTTGGGACGTCATAATTGTGTGCATCCTTACGAGTGTTTCAACACGAAAGGATCTTTCCGCTGCCGGCAGAGGTCAAGGTATTCTCCAGCGGTTGTTACTAGTAGCAATAACATTCGCAGTAGCACTAGTACGAGTGCAACCACAACCACTACAACCACACCTCGTTCTGTTTATTACACGCAACCTCCTAGGACAACAGGATATCCTCAACATCGTGACATAGAGTACAACCGTTACCAAGGCTCATGCGGAATTGGTTTCGAACGTAATGCTCTTGGAGCGTGTGTTG ATATTGATGAATGCTCTCGACCAAATGCTTGCCGTCAAAATCAGCGATGCGTTAACAGTAATGGTTCCTATAGATGCTACGATCTTTTAGTTTGTCCAAATGGTTTCATGGCTACAAACGATGGATCCGAATGTATAG ACATCGACGAATGTAACACTGGGGAGGCCAAGTGTGGACCAGACCAGGTATGTAAGAACAAACGAGGAGGATACGTGTGCCTCTGTCCACCGGGTCATATCATCGGCCGAAACCATCGATGTGAGGATATAAATGAGTGTGACCTACACAAAGGCAAGGTATGCCCACAAAACTCAGACTGTGTCAACACGGTCGGATCGTATCAGTGCGATTGTAAGGCTGGTTTCAAAAAAGACCGGCCTGAAGAACTGATTTGCACTGATGTTGATGAATGTACGGATATTCCCGGCCTATGCCACCAGCGGTGCATTAATTATTGGGGTTCCTACCGATGTGGCTGTGAAGCGGGATACAAACTGGCTGCTAATAACCGAAGCTGCGATGATGTTAACGAATGCGAGGAATACAAAGCGAATAATCTTTGCGTTGGAATTTGCGAAAACACACCCGGATCATACAGATGCCGATGCCCGCAGGGATACACACTAGGACATGATGGACGCAGTTGCGTAG ATATCGACGAGTGCGATACTAGGGATGTTTGCAGTGGTCGGAATGAAATTTGTACTAATATTCGTGGCAGCTATCGATGCACACGAATCAACTGCCCACACGAATACGAAATCGATCCCGACAGGAAAAA TCGCTGCTTACGGACTATCAAATATTGCAATAGAGGCGATTTGGAATGTTTACGAAAACCATCATCCTACTCATACAATTTTATAACTTTGGTTTCGAATATGCCGGTACCACCTACAGGCAGGGCATTGTTCAATTTACGAGGTCCCGATTGGTACGAGTCAATCGACTTTGACCTGAAAGTAGTATCAGTAGATGCACTACCCTCTGTTCGCTCAGCGGATCAACGATATTTCAG CTTGAATAAAATGTCAAATGAAGTGCTGTTGAATCTAGTCAAGAGTATAGAAGGACCACAGGACATTGAGTTGGAGTTAAGCATGGTAGTTTTTAAGGATGGACAGCCGGTCGGATCCAACATCGCTAGACTGTTTCTTATGGTTGCTGCCCATGAATTCTAG